In the genome of Spirochaetia bacterium, one region contains:
- a CDS encoding DctP family TRAP transporter solute-binding subunit, with amino-acid sequence MMLVLLCALPMLFANGTGETESKKGIELSAATGGMSASSPAGRAMAKFADKVQEYSQGSVNIKVFYDTTLGNASSMINGFQQGTVDIGVCGDSYYSGLVPEIQAFELPYVFDSLKDARTAVAGKAGDYIKGKLQQKGIHPLTFWEIGFRELTNNKRPVTVPADLKGIKLRCLPASFQVKAWEAAGAIPVPMDVSELYSSLQQGVVDGQENPLSEIYNQRFYEVQKYLSLTDHVYTPMLFSISNIAWDKLDASQQDALVKAAKDAQSEVYKINDEESTILLKKIEDAGVKVEQHPDKVAFKAAMAQSLVLFKNEYGDTMFTLMGK; translated from the coding sequence ATGATGTTGGTATTGCTTTGTGCTCTGCCGATGCTTTTCGCAAATGGAACAGGTGAAACAGAAAGTAAAAAAGGAATTGAACTTTCTGCTGCAACCGGTGGTATGTCTGCAAGTAGCCCAGCTGGAAGGGCTATGGCAAAATTTGCAGATAAGGTACAGGAATATTCGCAGGGTTCAGTGAATATAAAGGTTTTCTATGATACGACGTTAGGCAATGCGTCTTCGATGATCAACGGATTCCAACAGGGGACTGTTGACATCGGAGTGTGCGGTGATTCTTACTATTCAGGTCTGGTTCCTGAAATTCAAGCTTTTGAATTGCCATATGTCTTTGATTCACTTAAAGATGCCCGTACTGCTGTAGCAGGTAAAGCTGGCGATTATATCAAAGGTAAGTTACAACAGAAAGGAATACATCCTTTGACATTTTGGGAGATCGGTTTCAGAGAGCTGACAAACAATAAACGTCCAGTGACTGTGCCAGCTGATCTCAAAGGGATAAAATTACGCTGTTTGCCTGCAAGTTTCCAAGTCAAAGCCTGGGAGGCCGCAGGAGCGATTCCTGTACCGATGGATGTTTCCGAACTTTATTCATCTCTGCAGCAGGGCGTAGTTGATGGACAAGAAAATCCATTAAGCGAGATATATAACCAGCGATTTTATGAAGTGCAGAAGTATTTGTCTTTGACTGATCACGTGTATACACCGATGCTTTTTAGTATCAGTAACATTGCATGGGATAAACTTGATGCTTCTCAACAGGATGCACTTGTTAAAGCTGCAAAAGATGCTCAGAGTGAAGTGTATAAGATCAATGATGAGGAATCAACGATATTACTGAAAAAGATTGAAGATGCAGGGGTGAAGGTTGAACAACATCCTGACAAAGTAGCATTCAAGGCTGCCATGGCTCAATCCTTGGTATTATTTAAAAATGAATATGGTGATACAATGTTTACTTTAATGGGAAAATAA
- a CDS encoding cyclase family protein, giving the protein MYIDLSWPIIENHWRYPKFHREEISSFERGDLWQITGFNLASHWFSHIDFPRHTGAEFPDSTAFPLSYFNGKAQVVNLVLPQGCADHAYTAEEIEKAVNAGPRAKILLLRTDWGVQMDWKSEDFWDHAPYITPEGLSYIASIYPQTVAFDFPQDYAIRLLKERKVGPEEQPSHTILLRNNILLVEYLANFDKIGSDSCEFICMPLHLEHMDGCPVRAVAKV; this is encoded by the coding sequence GTGTATATTGATTTGAGTTGGCCAATCATCGAAAATCATTGGCGGTATCCAAAATTCCATAGGGAAGAGATTTCTTCATTTGAACGTGGAGACCTGTGGCAGATTACAGGATTCAATCTGGCTTCGCATTGGTTTTCCCACATTGATTTTCCACGTCATACAGGTGCTGAATTTCCAGACAGCACGGCTTTCCCTCTATCATATTTCAATGGGAAAGCTCAGGTCGTCAATCTTGTGTTACCTCAGGGATGTGCTGATCATGCTTATACAGCTGAGGAAATTGAAAAGGCAGTCAATGCCGGACCTCGGGCAAAGATTTTGTTGTTACGCACTGATTGGGGCGTACAAATGGATTGGAAAAGTGAGGATTTTTGGGATCATGCACCATATATAACGCCAGAAGGATTGTCATATATTGCATCCATATATCCTCAGACAGTGGCTTTTGATTTCCCTCAGGATTATGCAATCAGATTGCTGAAAGAACGTAAGGTTGGCCCTGAAGAACAGCCTTCGCACACTATATTGCTTCGAAACAATATTCTCTTGGTGGAGTATCTTGCCAATTTTGACAAAATTGGCAGTGACAGTTGTGAATTCATTTGTATGCCATTGCATTTGGAGCATATGGATGGTTGCCCTGTGCGCGCAGTTGCAAAGGTATAG
- a CDS encoding TRAP transporter large permease, whose protein sequence is MSSLLMIVFFLILLLLGVPVVASMGLAAIGYVLGFMNLPLNIVANQMMTGVGSVPLMAIPFFIISGALMEYGGISRRIIGFAEALVGHLPGGMGLVVIVASAFFAAMTGSGAACVAAIGGMMIPAMTKNGYDIDFACALQASGGSLGPIIPPSILMVLYSCSTGNSVGDMLLAGLFPGLLIAILMMILTVLISKKEGYKGNGSFSMKKVWHSFKESIWALLTPVIILGGIYSGIFTPTEAAAASCLYAIVIGLWVYKELKFKELMQCLYNSLKSVGMILSIVAVTQLFSWILTRQGLPQMIAQMCTHISNDPKVFMILVGMVLLVVGCFLDPVPAVLIFAPILTPAASAMGIDPIQFGVVMVVTFCIGLITPPVGMTLFVASGIGERPVMSISKKIWPFVLVMLFAVLLLILFPQISLWLPQMAK, encoded by the coding sequence ATGAGTAGTTTGTTAATGATTGTTTTCTTTTTGATTTTATTGCTGTTAGGGGTACCTGTTGTTGCTTCAATGGGACTTGCTGCAATTGGATATGTACTCGGTTTTATGAATTTACCTTTGAATATTGTTGCAAATCAGATGATGACCGGAGTTGGTTCTGTCCCTCTTATGGCAATACCTTTCTTTATCATTTCTGGTGCATTGATGGAATATGGGGGTATTTCGAGAAGAATCATTGGCTTTGCTGAAGCTTTGGTCGGGCATTTGCCTGGTGGAATGGGCCTTGTGGTTATCGTTGCCAGTGCGTTTTTTGCTGCCATGACTGGTTCTGGGGCTGCCTGTGTGGCTGCAATAGGTGGAATGATGATTCCTGCAATGACCAAGAACGGCTATGATATCGACTTCGCCTGTGCACTTCAGGCTTCTGGAGGTTCGCTTGGACCGATTATCCCACCAAGTATACTGATGGTATTATATAGTTGCAGTACAGGAAACTCTGTCGGTGATATGTTGCTTGCAGGACTTTTCCCTGGTCTGTTGATTGCAATTTTGATGATGATCCTTACCGTACTGATTTCAAAAAAAGAAGGATATAAAGGCAATGGTTCTTTTTCGATGAAAAAAGTCTGGCATAGTTTCAAAGAATCCATTTGGGCATTGCTGACACCAGTAATTATTTTGGGTGGGATCTATTCTGGTATATTTACCCCGACTGAAGCTGCTGCTGCCAGCTGTCTATATGCCATTGTCATCGGACTGTGGGTATATAAAGAATTAAAGTTCAAGGAACTTATGCAATGTCTTTATAATTCTTTGAAAAGTGTCGGAATGATTCTTAGCATTGTTGCTGTCACACAATTGTTCAGTTGGATTCTTACGCGACAAGGATTGCCTCAGATGATTGCACAGATGTGCACTCATATTTCCAATGATCCAAAAGTGTTCATGATTCTGGTAGGTATGGTGTTGCTTGTGGTCGGTTGTTTTCTCGATCCTGTTCCTGCCGTATTGATTTTTGCACCTATCCTCACTCCGGCAGCAAGTGCAATGGGTATTGATCCGATACAGTTTGGTGTAGTGATGGTGGTGACCTTTTGTATTGGTCTGATAACACCTCCTGTCGGCATGACACTTTTTGTTGCTTCGGGTATCGGTGAACGTCCTGTGATGTCGATAAGCAAGAAGATTTGGCCTTTTGTCCTTGTAATGTTATTTGCTGTCCTGTTATTGATTCTTTTCCCGCAAATCAGTCTGTGGTTACCACAGATGGCAAAATAA
- a CDS encoding TRAP transporter small permease subunit, protein MDEKRYAHLVHGFKIFLGILVLLWIILENIVIVTRYVLKVSIPWSNELFILMFVWFVFIGAALESIDEKHIAITLLHDALKTSRSICILKLVQDILFIVFVAIVCYESWNVCLLQCHSGQITSILKLPVYISTMSLSVGSTAWVVILLQKIRLDLKGIKEGDNIHE, encoded by the coding sequence ATGGATGAAAAAAGATATGCTCACTTGGTTCATGGATTTAAAATTTTTCTCGGTATCCTCGTATTATTGTGGATTATTTTGGAAAATATAGTCATCGTTACCCGATATGTGCTTAAGGTGTCCATTCCTTGGAGCAATGAACTATTTATTCTCATGTTCGTCTGGTTTGTTTTTATTGGAGCTGCATTGGAGAGTATTGATGAAAAACATATAGCAATCACACTGTTGCATGATGCACTCAAGACATCTCGGTCAATTTGTATTTTGAAATTGGTCCAAGATATCTTGTTCATTGTATTTGTTGCCATTGTTTGCTATGAAAGCTGGAATGTTTGTTTGCTTCAATGTCATTCAGGGCAGATTACATCCATATTGAAATTGCCTGTTTATATTTCCACTATGTCTCTTTCAGTAGGATCAACAGCTTGGGTAGTCATTCTGTTGCAGAAAATTCGACTTGATCTAAAAGGAATAAAGGAAGGAGACAATATCCATGAGTAG